In Salvelinus namaycush isolate Seneca chromosome 17, SaNama_1.0, whole genome shotgun sequence, one genomic interval encodes:
- the LOC120062244 gene encoding uncharacterized protein C4orf45 homolog isoform X2 — protein sequence MDFSRYIGVGPLSPEGTSDLNYLCRPAPCAPPPMPKQYCIGGVGWGMEYHQLLNSRTLLSNMQIKRAEFRSALEDRVTHRYQNPWHAPPDFIDKQSVGARSKLASTQEYDCYIQDNNKQFLLNRRDELVQRKAAGASQISSLK from the exons ATGGACTTTTCCCGCTACATTGGCGTTGGCCCTTTGTCACCTGAGGGTACAAGCGATTTGAATTACCTGTGCCGGCCTGCTCCCTGCGCCCCACCCCCCATGCCCAAACAGTACTGCATTGGAGGGGTGGGATGGGGCATGGAATATCACCAGCTGTTGAACAGTAGGACTCTGCTCAGCAATATGCAAATTAAG AGAGCTGAATTCCGCTCAGCCCTTGAGGACAGAGTCACCCACAGATATCAAAACCCATG GCACGCACCGCCCGACTTTATAGATAAGCAATCTGTTGGAGCCCGCAGCAAACTCGCATCGACACAGGAGTACGACTGTTATATCCAAGATAACAACAAACAGTTCCTTCTCAACAGG AGAGATGAACTCGTTCAGAGAAAAGCTGCAGGTGCCTCACAAATTAGTTCCTTGAAATAG